From the genome of Micromonospora lupini:
GCCAGGACAGGCCGGGCTGGTTACGGCGTGGCGCGTGCCGGAACAGCACGGCCACGGCGAGCACGGTCAGTCCGAGGCTCAGCGGGAAGCGGACCACGTCCCAGATGCCGTTGGCGACCGCGCCCCACTCGTAGTGTCTGCGGACCGAGTCGCCCATCGCCCCGCCGCCGACGAGGATCAGGAAGCCGGCCAGGGCGGGCAGGCCGGCGGTGACGGCCAGGATGGCCGCCCGCAGGTACTTCCACAGGGCCGGGCGGTCCCGCTCGACCCCGTAGATGCGGTTGGCGCCCCGCTCGATCTGGGCCATCGTGGTGGTCAGCGCGACAAGCCCGGTGAGCAGACCGAGGGTGAGCGCCAGCTCGCCGGCGTCCTCGACGCGTTCGCCCTCGCCGAGCAGCTCGCCGACCATCTGCGCGCTCTGGCCCGGCGTGAGCGCCAGCACGGTGTCGGCGACCACCTGGCCGCCCTCCTCGACACCCAGCTCGCTGATCAGGCCGGTGAGGGCGATCAGGAACGGCACCACGGCGAGGCAGAGCTGCAGCGCGAAGGCGCGGGAGTGGCTGAACCCGTCGCCGTAGCGGAACCTGATGAACGCGTCGCGCAGCAGGTGCCAGCTGCCCTTGCGGCGCAGTGTGTGCCAGGCGTCGTCGGCGGACAGCTCGTCGTTGGCCATCAGCCGGGTCTCCGGCACGATCCGGGTGCTACTCACGGCGCGCTTCCTCGATCAGCTGCTCGCCCCGCTCCCCGGCGCCCTGGGCGTCAACGGACAGGTCGGGGGCGTCCTCGGGTTGCGGGACGCAGAGCCAGAGCGCCTTGGGCCGGATCTCGGCGCGCAGTCGTCGACCCGGTGCGATGAGGTCGCCGTCCAGTTCCCGGGGCTGGGCCCGGTTGCTGCTGACCACCACGCGGCGGGCGCGGAAGACCTCCATCTGCGGCACCTGGCCGCTGCGGCGAACCACCGCCCAGCCGAGCGCGAGCCAGTGCCGCAGGTTGCGGGGCGTGAGCACGGCGACGTCGAGCCAGCCGTCGTCCGGCTCGGCCTCGGTCAGCAGGGTCACACCGCCCTGGAGTCGGCCGACGTTGGCGATCATGACTGTGCGGGCCCGGCGGCGCAGCGGCGGGCGGTCGTCGATGCGGATCTGCACGCGCATCGGCCGGTCCCGCAGGTGCCGGGCAGCGCCCACGACGTACGCGGGCCAGCCGATACGGGCCTTGGTGGTCTCGTTTGTGGCTTCCAGCATCTGGGCGTCGAAGCCCATGCCGGCCATGACTGTGAAGTACTGGTTCTCGACCGCGCCGACGTCGAGCAGCCGCCGGCCGCGTTCGACGGCGACCTGGAGCCCCGCCGCGAGGTCGGTGGACAGCCCGAGGTTGGCGGCGAGCAGGTTGCCGGTGCCCTGCGGCAGCACGGCGAGGGCCACGTCGGTGCCGACGAGCCCGCTGACGCAGGACATCACGGTGCCGTCGCCGCCGCAGGCGAAGACCAGGTCGACGCCTGCCTTTACGGCCTGCTCGGTCTGGCCCCGGCCCGGGTCGTCGACCGTGGTCTCGAACCACTGCGGCTCGGGCCAGCCGGCGGCGGTCAGGGCGTCGTTCACGGTGCGGCGCAGCTCGTCGAGATCGTCGACCTTCGCCGGGTTGACCACCACGGCGGAGCGCAGCCCGCCGTCGCCACCTGAGGGGCGCCTGTCCTGTCCAGCATCCACGGCGCCAGTGTGCAGCACCGGGCCGCCTTCAGCGACCCGGCGGGCGGTAGGCGTCGGAAGTGCCACAGACAGGTTTCAACGCGTGGGTGCCCGTCACGCCGCCGTGCGCAGCGCGGTCTCCACCCGTCGGCGCAGATCGTCGAGGTCGACCCCCGATTCGGTGAGCACAAGCGCGCCCAGCCCGTGGCCCTCACGCAGCACCCCGAGCAGGATGTGCTCGGTGCCGATGTGCTTGTGGCGCAGCCGCAGCGCCTCCCGCAGCGACAGCTCCAGCGCCTTCTTCGACCGGGGCGAGAACGGCCCGCCGAGGTGGCGTCGACGCCTCCAGCGGCTGCGCGGCGCCGGCACGGCCTCGCGCAGCGCGTCGGGGCCGAAGGACTCTTCGACGCGGGCCACGATGGCGGCCAGGTCGATGCCGATCTCGCGCAGCGCCGCCGCGTCCGCGTCACCGAGGCCGGCGCCTCCGCTGCTGGTGTGCCGCCGGACCCGCTCGCGCAGGTCGTCGGCGCGTACCCCGGCGTCGGTCAGCACCCGGCTGGCGAGGCCGGCCTCGTCGGCCAGGAGGGCGAGCAGCAGGTGCTCGGTGCCGACCGGCCGCTGGCCCTCGGCCCGCGCCTCCTCCAGCGCCTGCCGCACCACGCCGCGCGCCCGGTCGGTGAACCGTTCGAACATCACGCCTCCCAGGATGAGTTGACCGCCGGTCGCCCAGCGTGTTTCTTGTGCACCGCCTGCCGGCTGACCTCGAGCGCGTCGGCGATCTCCTGCCAGGACCAGCCCTGCCGTCGGGCGTTGTCCACCTGGACCACCTCGAGT
Proteins encoded in this window:
- a CDS encoding YihY/virulence factor BrkB family protein encodes the protein MSSTRIVPETRLMANDELSADDAWHTLRRKGSWHLLRDAFIRFRYGDGFSHSRAFALQLCLAVVPFLIALTGLISELGVEEGGQVVADTVLALTPGQSAQMVGELLGEGERVEDAGELALTLGLLTGLVALTTTMAQIERGANRIYGVERDRPALWKYLRAAILAVTAGLPALAGFLILVGGGAMGDSVRRHYEWGAVANGIWDVVRFPLSLGLTVLAVAVLFRHAPRRNQPGLSWLFFGAGIATALWWLASLLLAAYVRFSEGFGQTYGALTGMMALLLWANLTGMALFGGLAFAAQLEALRIGVEEPAQPDLWEPEADRVELFDTGDMTAL
- a CDS encoding diacylglycerol/lipid kinase family protein, yielding MDAGQDRRPSGGDGGLRSAVVVNPAKVDDLDELRRTVNDALTAAGWPEPQWFETTVDDPGRGQTEQAVKAGVDLVFACGGDGTVMSCVSGLVGTDVALAVLPQGTGNLLAANLGLSTDLAAGLQVAVERGRRLLDVGAVENQYFTVMAGMGFDAQMLEATNETTKARIGWPAYVVGAARHLRDRPMRVQIRIDDRPPLRRRARTVMIANVGRLQGGVTLLTEAEPDDGWLDVAVLTPRNLRHWLALGWAVVRRSGQVPQMEVFRARRVVVSSNRAQPRELDGDLIAPGRRLRAEIRPKALWLCVPQPEDAPDLSVDAQGAGERGEQLIEEARRE
- a CDS encoding Clp protease N-terminal domain-containing protein gives rise to the protein MFERFTDRARGVVRQALEEARAEGQRPVGTEHLLLALLADEAGLASRVLTDAGVRADDLRERVRRHTSSGGAGLGDADAAALREIGIDLAAIVARVEESFGPDALREAVPAPRSRWRRRRHLGGPFSPRSKKALELSLREALRLRHKHIGTEHILLGVLREGHGLGALVLTESGVDLDDLRRRVETALRTAA
- a CDS encoding HTH domain-containing protein, which encodes MSQATELAAAAGSTDPRVGLRAVRALRRLLERLEVVQVDNARRQGWSWQEIADALEVSRQAVHKKHAGRPAVNSSWEA